One region of Centropristis striata isolate RG_2023a ecotype Rhode Island chromosome 3, C.striata_1.0, whole genome shotgun sequence genomic DNA includes:
- the ilrun gene encoding protein ILRUN, producing MEGTDMDVDAELMQKFSCMGTTDKDVLISEFQRLLGFQLNPAGCAFFLDMTNWNLQAAIGAYYDFESPNVNTPSMSFVEDVTIGEGESVPPDTPFTKTWRIQNTGAESWPPGVCLKYIGGDQFGHVNTVMVKSLDPQEISDVSVQMRSPTAPGMYQGQWRMCTATGLFYGDVIWVILSVEVGGLLGVTQQLSSFETEFNTQPQRNVQGDFNPFASPQKNKHDATDNSFRDPGGAWERTQEPIQQDQNGQSHNAVNRASNGLQTNLSVVTYGQGIHGPYPFGQS from the exons ATGGAGGGCACGGACATGGACGTGGACGCGGAGCTCATGCAGAAGTTCAGCTGCATGGGCACCACGGACAAGGACGTCCTCATCTCGGAGTTTCAGAGGCTGCTGGGCTTCCAGCTCAACCCGGCCGGCTGCGCCTTCTTCCTGGACATGACCAACTG GAATCTGCAGGCTGCTATTGGTGCATATTATGACTTTGAAAGTCCTAACGTCAACACGCCATCCATGTCCTTTGTTGAAGACGTGACAATTGGGGAAGGAGAGTCTGTTCCTCCAGATACACCGTTCACAAAGACCTGGAGAATACAAAACACAG GTGCAGAGTCGTGGCCGCCTGGGGTCTGTCTCAAATATATTGGTGGGGATCAGTTTGGGCACGTAAACACAGTTATGGTAAAATCACTAGACCCCCAGGAAATATCAGATGTGAGCGTTCAAATGCGAAGTCCCACAGCTCCAGGCATGTACCAGGGCCAGTGGAGGATGTGTACAGCCACCGGATTATTCTACGGAG atgtAATCTGGGTGATCCTTAGTGTAGAAGTTGGAGGTCTCCTCGGCGTGACCCAGCAGCTGTCCTCCTTCGAGACAGAATTCAATACCCAACCCCAGCGCAACGTGCAGGGAGACTTCAACCCCTTCGCTTCGCCGCAGAAGAACAAACACGACGCCACCGACAACAGCTTCAGAGATCCTGGCGGAGCGTGGGAACGCACGCAAGAGCCAATCCAGCAAGATCAAAATGGACAGTCTCATAATGCTGTAAATAGGGCGTCAAATGGTCTCCAAACCAATCTTTCTGTGGTGACTTATGGTCAG GGTATTCACGGACCCTATCCATTTGGACAGAGCTAG